From Seriola aureovittata isolate HTS-2021-v1 ecotype China chromosome 16, ASM2101889v1, whole genome shotgun sequence, one genomic window encodes:
- the LOC130183929 gene encoding GATA zinc finger domain-containing protein 14-like produces MRCNNHNSLRRNNHNCLRRNNYDCVGCNNYNCHRSNNYKCRRSNNHNSCRSNNHYCLRCNNHNCLRRNNYDCIGCNNYNCHRSNNYNCRRSNNHYCLRSINHNCHWCNNHNCHRSINHNCPRCNNQYRSRSNNHNCHGSNNHNFLRHYNYNCPSCSNYNHSCPNYNHFYSNYNHSCPNYNHGRHNYNNRRSNTNHGRPNNNHSCSNYNHSCSNYNHGCTNNNHSWSNYNNSRSNNNHICSNDNNGRHNNNHGCSNDNYSCPTTTTAAPTTTTAAQTTTTAAPTTTTGVPTTTTPDPTTTTAGPTTTTAADPITTTAGQTTTTAGPTTTTSATTNRISNNNHSRSNNNHICSNDNNGRPNNNHSCPKNQSNDNDSCSNDNHRCSNYNHSCPNYNHACSNYNHNCPNYNHGRPHYNNRRSNNNHGCSNYNHSCPNNQHSYSNDNHSCSNYNNGCPNNNHSCPNNHWSNYNHSRSNDNDSCSNDNNGCSNDNHSCSNYNHGWPNYNHSCPNYNHGRPNYNNRRSNNNHGNSNDNHSCPNYNHGRPNYNNRRSNNNHGSSNDNHSCSNYNHSCPNYNHACSNDNHSRPNYNHSCTNYNRRSNNNHGHPNYNHSCSNYNNGCPNDNHSCPNNKHSYSNDNHCCPHCSNYNHGCTNNNHSETNYKNSRSNNNHICSNDNDSCSNDNSGCSNDNHSCSNYNHSCPNYNHPCSNYNHSCPNYNHGRPNYNNRRFNNNHGPPNYNHICSNDNNGRPSNNHSYPNNHRSNDNDSFSNNNSGCSNYNHSCPNYNHSRPNYNNRRSNNNHGRPNYNHICSNDNNGHPNNNHGCSNDNHSCSNYNRSCPNCNHTCSNYNHSRSNYNQGRPNYNNRRSNNNHICSNDNNGRHINNHGYSNDNHSCSNYNHSCSNYNHGCPNYNNRRSNNNHICSNDNNGRNNNNHSCPNNQQSYSNDNHCCPNYYHGCPNYNHSSGPTTTTSAPTTTTAATTTTTTTTTTTAAPTTTTATPTTTTAAPTTTTASPTTTTAVPTTTTAAPTTTTWSSYNHSRSNDNDSCSNYNHACSNYNHSCPNYNHGRPNYNNRKSNNNHGCSNDNHRCSNYNHSCPNYNHAFSNDNNSRPNYNHGPPNYNNRRSNNNNGCPNNNHSCTNKQHTCSNYNHCCPNYNHGWPNNHWSNYNHSRSNDNVSCSNDNNGCSDDNHSCSNYNHSCPNYNHACSNYNHSRPNYNHGRPNYNNRRSNNNHGRPNYNHSFSNYNNGRTNNNHSCPNNQHSYSNDNYCCPNYNHGCPNYNHSCSNYNHSRSNNNHICSNDNNERTNNNHSYPNNHCPNYNHSCRNTYHSCPNYNHSFSDYDHNCAYYNHSRCNDYHSCPKYNHSCPNYDPSFSNYNHYCHNCNHCWSNNHIFPNYNNIFSDKNHSSSSVNNHCCPR; encoded by the exons gtgcaacaaccacaacagcCTCAGGcgcaacaaccacaactgcctcAGGCGCAACAACTACGACTGCGTcgggtgcaacaactacaactgccacaggAGCAACAACTACAAGTGCCGCAggagcaacaaccacaacagctGCAGGAGCAACAACCACTACTGCCTcag gtgcaacaaccacaactgcctcAGGCGCAACAACTACGACTGCATtgggtgcaacaactacaactgccacaggagcaacaactacaactgccgcAGGAGCAACAACCACTACTGCCTcag GAGCATCAACCACAACTGCCACTggtgcaacaaccacaactgccacAGGAGCATCAACCACAACTGCCCCAGGTGCAACAACCAATACCGCAGCAggagcaacaaccacaactgccacgggagcaacaaccacaacttcCTCAGGcactacaactacaactgccccag ctgctccaactacaaccacagctgccccaACTACAACCACTTCTactccaactacaaccacagctgcccaAACTACAACCACGGCCGccacaactacaacaacagaaGGTCCAACACCAACCACGGCCgccccaacaacaaccacagctgttccaactacaaccacagctgttccAACTACAACCACGGCTGTACCAATAACAACCACAGCTGGTCTAACTACAACAACAGCAggtccaacaacaaccacatctGCTCCAACGACAACAATGGccgccacaacaacaaccacggCTGCTCCAACGACAACTACAGCT GTCCAACAACAACCACGGCCgccccaacaacaaccactgcTGCCCAAACTACAACCACGGCTGCCCCAACTACAACCACCGGTGttccaactacaaccactcctgatccaacaacaaccacagctggtccaactacaaccacagcag ctgatCCAATAACAACCACAGCAGGTCAAACTACAACAACAGCAggtccaacaacaaccacatctGCTACAACG AACAGAAtctccaacaacaaccacagcaggtccaacaacaaccacatctGCTCCAACGACAACAACGGCCgccccaacaacaaccacagctgccccaAAAACCA gTCCAACGACAACGACAGCTGCTCCAACGACAACCACAGGTgttccaactacaaccacagctgccccaACTACAACCACGCCTgctccaactacaaccacaactGCCCAAACTACAACCACGGCCGCCCCCACTACAACAATAGAAGGTCCAACAACAACCATGGCTgctccaactacaaccacagctgccccaACAACCAGCACAGCTACTCCAACGACAACCACAGCTGTTCCAACTACAACAACggctgccccaacaacaaccacagctgccccaACAACCA ctggtccaactacaaccacagcaggTCCAACGACAACGACAGCTGCTCCAACGACAACAACGGCTGCTCCAACGACAACCACAGCTGTTCCAACTACAACCACGGATGgcccaactacaaccacagctgcccaAACTACAACCACGGCCGCCCCAACTACAACAACAGAAGGTCCAACAACAACCACGGCAACTCCAACGACAACCACAGCTGCCCAAACTACAACCACGGCCGCCCCAACTACAACAACAGAAGGTCCAACAACAACCACGGCAGCTCCAACGACAACCACAGCTGTTCCAACTATAACCACAGCTGCCCCAACTACAACCACGCCTGCTCCAACGACAACCACAGCCGcccaaactacaaccacagctgcacCAACTACAACAGAAGGTCCAACAACAACCACGGCCAccccaactacaaccacagctgttccAACTACAACAACGGCTGCCCCAACGacaaccacagctgccccaACAACAAGCACAGCTACTCCAACGACAACCACTGCTGCCCACA CTGTTCAAACTACAACCACGGCTGTACCAATAACAACCACAGCGAGACTAACTACAAGAACAGCAggtccaacaacaaccacatctGCTCCAACGACAACGACAGCTGCTCCAACGACAACAGCGGCTGCTCCAACGACAACCACAGCTgttccaactacaaccacagctgccccaACTACAACCACCCCTgctccaactacaaccacagctgcccaAACTACAACCATGGCCGCCCCAATTACAACAACAGAAGGTTCAACAACAACCACGGCCCCCCAAACTACAACCACATCTGCTCCAACGACAACAACGGCCGCCCCAGCAACAACCACAGCTACCCCAACAACCA caggtCCAACGACAACGACAGCTTCTCCAACAACAACAGCGGCTgctccaactacaaccacagctgcccaaactacaaccacagccGCCCCAATTACAACAACAGAAGGTCCAACAACAACCATGGCCGCCCAAACTACAACCACATCTGCTCCAACGACAACAACGGCCACCCCAACAACAACCACGGCTGCTCCAACGACAACCACAGCTGTTCCAACTACAACCGCAGCTGCCCCAACTGCAACCACACCTgctccaactacaaccacagccgCTCAAACTACAACCAAGGCCGCCCTAACTACAACAACAGAAg gtccaacaacaaccacatctGCTCCAATGACAACAACGGCCGCCACATCAACAACCACGGCTACTCCAATGACAACCACAGCTgttccaactacaaccacagctgctcCAACTACAACCACGGCTGCCCCAACTACAACAACAGAAG gtccaacaacaaccacatctGCTCCAACGACAACAACGGccgcaacaacaacaaccacagctgccccaACAACCAGCAGAGCTACTCCAACGACAACCACTGCTGCCCAAACTACTACCACGGCTGccccaactacaaccacagct CTGGTCCTACAACAACCACATCTGCTCCAACGACAACAACGGccgcaacaacaacaaccacaaccacaaccacaaccacagctgccccaaccaccaccacagctACTCCAACGACAACCACggctgccccaacaacaaccacgGCTTCTCCAACGACAACCACAGCTgttccaactacaaccacagctgccccaACTACAACCAC ctggtcCAGCTACAACCACAGCAGGTCCAACGACAACGACAGCTGCTCCAACTACAACCATGCCTgctccaactacaaccacagctgcccaAACTACAACCACGGCCGCCCCAACTACAACAACAGAAAGTCCAACAACAACCACGGCTGCTCCAACGACAACCACAGATgttccaactacaaccacagctgccccaACTACAATCACGCCTTCTCCAACGACAATAACAGCCGCCCAAACTACAACCACGGCCCCCCCAACTACAACAACAGAAggtccaacaacaacaacggctgccccaacaacaaccacagctgcacCAACAAGCAGCACACCTGCTCCAACTACAACCACTGCTGCCCAAACTACAACCACGGCTGGCCCAACAACCA ctggtccaactacaaccacagcaggTCCAACGACAACGTCAGCTGCTCCAATGACAACAACGGCTGCTCCGACGACAACCACAGCTgttccaactacaaccacagctgccccaACTACAACCACGCCTgctccaactacaaccacagccgCCCAAACTACAACCATGGCCGCCCCAACTACAACAACAGAAGGTCCAACAACAACCACGGCCGccccaactacaaccacagctttTCCAACTACAACAACGGCCGcaccaacaacaaccacagctgccccaACAACCAGCACAGCTACTCCAACGACAACTACTGCTGCCCAAACTACAACCACGGCTGccccaactacaaccacagctgttccAACTATAACCACAGCAggtccaacaacaaccacatctGCTCCAACGACAACAACGAGCGCACCAACAATAACCACAGCTATCCCAACAACCA CTGCCctaactacaaccacagctgccgCAACACCTACCACAGTTGTCCTAACTACAATCATAGCTTCTCCGACTACGACCACAACTGCGCCTACTACAACCACAGCCGCTGCAACGACTACCACAGCTGTCCCAAGTACAACCACAGTTGTCCCAACTACGACCCTAGCTTCTCAAACTACAACCACTACTGCCACAACTGCAACCACTGCTGGTCTAACAACCACATCTTCCCCAACTACAACAACATCTTCTCCGACAAAAACCACAGCTCGTCCAGTGTCAATAACCACTGCTGCCCCCG TTGA